A genomic segment from Nicotiana sylvestris chromosome 1, ASM39365v2, whole genome shotgun sequence encodes:
- the LOC104225046 gene encoding ATP-dependent RNA helicase DEAH13 has translation MEPSADINLDTDIWSLNDQDSNAIILPEKKKKKTEKEQVSKKLKTKNNIKLSQSQKKKLKKLEEDKEKSILLAESIKTLKKYQIQDDLYRLMWSSRNLGQGETSREKRRREVQFSRAGLEMPHRDRPVKKRTANSLTSDVLDDSNKMKSSPIVNSSLLQSSLGKGEVQSEALVTPGSPEELTSQSGLLVCGGDASVQNKQEEDRTTECLKSDYQQDHPSICDCHNEEQRKSMDGTKDIQNAILSNSSNSANSLPQRALTTPTVVHVLRPKEVENKRSDLPIVMMEQEIMEAINENTCVIVCGETGCGKTTQVPQFLYEAGYGSNHSNGRGGIVGVTQPRRVAVLATAKRVAFELGFSLGKEVGFQVRHDRRIGDNCSIKFMTDGILLRELQNDFLLRRYSILILDEAHERSLNTDILIGMLSRIVRERQREYEEQQKKVLSGQTVSPEERVYPLKLVLMSATLRVEDFISGKKIFRDPPPVMEVPTRQYPVTVHFSKRTEMVDYVGQAYKKILSIHKRLPPGGILVFVTGQREVEYLCQKLRKASKEIVERASKVDNQTSLVSEGNTIEENVIKEISEAFDDERSSMTEITERFNSYDEDHGEIYEYESEISYDSADDSDLDVYGDDAQLLNQKSLSSDGKLDVLGEEGSLTSLKAAFEALAGKRTSQPDSGEQELVPISEEGASNESEPLLSKVRNGANGTFAGPMCVLPLYAMLPASAQLRVFEEVKEGERLVVVATNVAETSLTIPGIKYVVDTGREKVKKYNSSNGMEAYEIQFISKASAAQRAGRAGRTGPGHCYRLYSSAVFNDMFFDFSNAEILKVPVDGVVLLLKSMHIDKVANFPFPTPPEPTALVEAERCLKVLEALDSKGRLTPLGKAMAQYPMSPRHSRMLLTVIQIMQKVKDYSRANTVLAYAVAAASALSLSNPFLMEFEGNYKDPDGLKQDEKPGSVESERDLGKEERMRIKKLKEIAKVSRAKFSNPTSDVLTVAYALQCFELSGKPLEFCNDNTLHFKTMEEMSKLRRQLINLVFNSKLCDSQQDFSWRHGTLEDVECAWRIPSNKCPLQLNEEEILGQAICAGWADRVAKRIKNVSSLSESDRKVHAVQYQACLVKEIVFLGRRSSISKSAPEYLVYTELLHSKRPFIQGATSVKENWLVKYAPSLCSFSAPLSDPKPYYDPLNDQILCWVSPTFGPHLWRLPLHSLPIENDMSRVAVFACSLLEGKVLPCLKSVQKFLAASPASILKPEASGLKRVGNLLNKMRTKKRTIDSCAMLRKLWDDNPRELFSEILDWFQQGFHDHFEDLWAKMQLEVFLDPKKRLSKKVKREKRNP, from the exons ATGGAGCCTAGTGCAGATATTAACCTTGATACAGACATCTGGAG TCTGAATGATCAAGATAGCAATGCAATTATATTGccagagaagaaaaagaagaagacagaAAAGGAACAG GTATCGAAAAAGCTTAAAACGAAGAATAACATTAAGTTAAGTCAATCTCAAAAAAAAAAGCTGAAGAAACTCGAG GAAGACAAGGAGAAATCAATCCTTTTAGCTGAAAGCATTAAGACCTTGAA GAAGTATCAGATCCAAGATGATCTTTATCGACTTATGTGGTCTTCAAGGAACTTGGGTCAG GGTGAAACTAGCCGAGAGAAGCGTAGGAGAGAAGTGCAGTTTTCTAGGGCGGGGTTGGAAATGCCACATAGAGATCGACCAGTCAAGAAGAGGACAGCCAACAGCCTAACTAGTGATGTCTTGGATGATTCTAACAAAATGAAGTCGAGTCCAATAGTCAATAGCAGTCTTTTGCAGTCCTCCTTAGGAAAAGGTGAAGTCCAAAGTGAAGCACTGGTCACTCCAGGGTCTCCTGAAGAGTTGACTTCTCAGAGTGGACTTTTAGTTTGCGGAGGAGATGCTTCGGTGCAAAATAAGCAAGAAGAGGATAGAACTACAGAATGTTTAAAGTCAGATTATCAGCAAGATCATCCATCTATTTGTGATTGTCATAACGAAGAACAGAGGAAATCAATG GATGGTACCAAGGATATTCAAAATGCCATTCTGAGCAATAGTAGCAACTCGGCTAACAGTCTTCCTCAGAGAGCTTTAACAACTCCAACTGTGGTGCACGTTTTAAGACCAAAGGAGGTTGAAAATAAGAGGAGCGATCTGCCGATAGTCATGATGGAACAGGAGATAATGGAAGCTATAAATGAGAACACGTGTGTAATAGTTTGTGGTGAGACAGGTTGTGGTAAGACAACCCAAGTTCCTCAG TTCCTTTATGAAGCTGGCTATGGTTCAAATCATTCCAATGGTCGTGGTGGTATTGTTGGTGTGACTCAACCACGCCGTGTTGCAGTACTTGCAACTGCCAAACGAGTGGCATTTGAGCTTGGTTTTAGTCTTGGCAAAGAGGTTGGTTTCCAAGTTAGACATGACAGGAGGATAGGAGACAATTGCTCCATAAAGTTCATGACTGATGGAATTTTGCTTCGGGAACTGCAG AATGATTTTCTTTTAAGGCGTTACTCGATCTTAATCTTGGACGAGGCTCATGAGAGGAGTTTGAACACTGATATACTTATCGGTATGCTTTCTCGTATAGTAAGAGAGCGTCAG AGAGAATATGAGGAGCAACAGAAAAAAGTTCTTTCAGGACAAACGGTAAGCCCTGAAGAGAGAGTATATCCACTGAAACTTGTGCTGATGAGTGCTACACTTCGAGTTGAGGACTTTATATCTGGGAAAAAGATTTTCCGTGATCCTCCGCCTGTAATGGAAGTCCCCACTCGCCAATACCCAGTTACTGTTCATTTCTCCAAGAGAACTGAGATGGTGGACTATGTCGGCCAAGCATATAAGAAAATATTGTCAATTCACAAGAGATTGCCACCTGGTGGTATACTTGTATTTGTGACAGGGCAAAGGGAAGTTGAATACTTGTGTCAGAAGCTGCGCAAAGCTTCTAAGGAGATAGTTGAGAGAGCTTCCAAAGTGGATAATCAGACGTCTTTGGTATCTGAAGGGAATACCATCGAGGAAAATGTTATCAAGGAGATAAGTGAGGCATTTGATGATGAAAGGAGTTCTATGACTGAGATAACTGAACGTTTTAATTCCTATGATGAGGATCACGGGGAGATCTATGAATATGAATCAGAAATTTCCTACGATTCAGCAGATGATAGTGATTTGGATGTTTATGGTGATGATGCACAGTTGTTAAACCAGAAGTCTCTGAGCTCTGATGGTAAGTTAGATGTTTTAGGTGAGGAGGGAAGCCTTACATCACTGAAGGCTGCTTTTGAAGCTTTGGCTGGTAAAAGGACATCACAACCTGATTCTGGCGAACAGGAACTTGTTCCTATCAGTGAAGAAGGAGCTTCAAATGAATCTGAACCTCTCTTAAGTAAGGTTAGGAATGGGGCTAATGGAACCTTTGCTGGTCCGATGTGTGTTTTACCTCTTTATGCTATGCTTCCTGCATCTGCACAGCTTCGCGTGTTTGAAGAGGTCAAGGAAGGAGAACGCCTAGTTGTTGTTGCCACTAATGTGGCTGAAACCTCATTGACAATTCCCGGTATTAAATATGTGGTTGACACAGGCAGAGAAAAGGTCAAAAAGTACAACTCTTCCAATGGTATGGAAGCTTATGAAATACAATTTATAAGTAAGGCTTCAGCTGCTCAGCGTGCAGGAAGGGCTGGAAGAACAGGTCCTGGGCACTGTTATCGGCTTTATTCTTCTGCAGTCTTCAATGACATGTTCTTTGACTTCTCAAATGCAGAAATATTGAAAGTACCAGTTGATGGTGTTGTCCTACTTCTGAAGTCCATGCATATTGATAAG GTTGCTAACTTCCCTTTCCCAACTCCTCCTGAGCCGACTGCCTTAGTTGAAGCAGAGCGTTGCTTAAAGGTTCTTGAAGCACTTGATAGCAAAGGAAGACTGACACCTTTAGGGAAGGCCATGGCACAATATCCTATGAGTCCTCGCCACTCCCGTATGCTCCTTACAGTAATCCAAATTATGCAAAAGGTGAAAGATTATTCCCGCGCAAATACAGTCTTGGCTTATGCAGTTGCAGCAGCATCAGCTTTGAGCTTGTCAAATCCTTTCCTTATGGAGTTTGAAGGAAACTACAAAGATCCAGATGGCTTGAAACAGGATGAGAAACCAGGCTCAGTGGAAAGCGAGCGAGACTTAGGAAAAGAGGAAAGAATGAGGATAAAAAAGCTGAAAGAAATTGCTAAAGTGTCTCGTGCAAAATTTTCAAACCCCACTAGTGATGTTCTAACGGTAGCATATGCTCTACAATGTTTTGAACTTTCTGGTAAACCACTGGAATTCTGCAATGACAACACCTTACATTTTAAAACAATGGAGGAAATGTCCAAGTTGAGGCGGCAGCTCATTAATCTTGTCTTTAACTCCAAATTATGTGATTCGCAGCAAGATTTCTCTTGGCGTCACGGGACTTTGGAAGATGTAGAATGTGCTTGGAGGATTCCTTCAAACAAATGCCCTCTTCAACTGAATGAGGAGGAGATTTTGGGCCAAGCTATTTGTGCTGGCTGGGCTGACAGGGTTGCTAAACGCATTAAAAATGTTTCATCCTTATCGGAATCTGACAGAAAAGTTCATGCTGTTCAGTATCAGGCTTGCTTGGTAAAAGAAATCGTATTCCTCGGTCGACGGTCATCTATTTCAAAATCTGCCCCTGAATATTTGGTCTACACTGAACTACTGCATTCAAAAAGACCATTCATCCAAGGTGCAACTAGCGTGAAAGAGAATTGGCTTGTTAAATATGCTCCATCCTTGTGCAGTTTTTCTGCACCTCTCTCAGATCCAAAACCTTATTACGACCCGCTGAATGACCAGATCCTCTGTTGGGTCAGTCCAACTTTTGGTCCTCATCTATGGAGGCTCCCTCTGCATAGTTTGCCAATCGAAAATGATATGAGCCGGGTGGCAGTATTTGCTTGTTCCTTGCTTGAAGGCAAAGTTCTGCCATGCTTAAAATCTGTACAAAAATTCTTGGCAGCCTCGCCAGCTAGCATTTTGAAGCCTGAGGCATCAGGTCTTAAGCGGGTTGGAAATCTTTTAAACAAGATGAGGACCAAGAAGAGAACGATTGATAGTTGTGCCATGCTAAGGAAATTGTGGGATGATAATCCTCGAGaattgttttcagaaattttgGATTGGTTTCAGCAGGGATTTCATGACCATTTTGAAGACCTTTGGGCAAAGATGCAACTTGAAGTATTTTTAGACCCAAAAAAACGGCTTTCCAAGAAGGtcaagagagagaaaaggaaCCCATGA